In the genome of Calothrix sp. PCC 6303, the window CAGCGTTAGCTAAAAAGTCCTGTTCAGCAAGTGACTCTAACTCCTCTTTTCTTTCTAATACGTATGATTTAACATCAACTGCAATGCTATTGACTTTAGCTTTTTGTAGCTTAGTGGCATCCTCACTTAAAAATTGATGAACTAATACGTAAACTGCTCCTCCAATTACTAATAGAGGTAAAGCACTAATTATAGTCGTAAATATTGTTACTTTAGTTTTTAAACTCAAGCTTTTTGAAAATGAATTTAATGGGCTAATATTTGCTTGTGACTGAGCTTCATTAACAGGATTAATGTTTTTGTCATCATTTATTTTTTGTGTACTATTTTCACTGATAGGATTAATTTTTTTAAGCATAAAATTTACTCTTCTCCTTTGAGAAAATAAAGTTGATGATATTATTTTTGATTAAGTAGATGCTTTTCTAACTCCAATGTAGCCAACCTCTTTGAAGACAGCTTTTAATAATTCAGCCCGTGTGAATGGTTTAGTTAAATATCCCGAAGCCCTTACCAATTTTGCCCTGGCTCTATCTATTAAAGCAGTTCTACCTGTCACCATAATGATTGGTGTATCTCGGAAATCTGGATGCTTTCTTAATAGTGAACATAACTCATAGCCATCTAAATTTGGCATTGATATATCCAACAAAATTACATCAGGTTTGCTGCTTAAAATCTGCATCAAAGCTTTTAGCGGATCCTCTACTCCTATGACACTGAATACCTGTGCATCCAAAAAGCCTTTAATTGCTTTAATGATTGTTGGACTATCATCAATACAAAGTACTTTATAAATTGGATTCGTTTCTGCTGGTGCTTCCGTCTTAGTTGAATTATGAGCGATTTTATTTGTTAATTCTTGCCCCAGATTGCTTCTTTGTTTGTTCTCAATGATTTTGTTAATTTGAGGAGAAAAATTGATGTTTCTTTGGGAATTTGATTTAGCTACAGATAAATGGTCTAATGAATATGGATAAGATTTCTCTGAATTGATATTATTATGCTGATATAAACTAGTTAGCGATGACATGCTCACATGACAAAATTTGGGCAAATCATCAATAGGTGTATTCAGACTAAACTCATATACTGCATCCGTAAATTTGGTAAATTTAGCAATTACTTCTAATGATAATTCCTCAACTATTTTTTGGGTTTGTAATTTACTAATGTAGCCTTGGTTAACTAACCAACAAATAGCTAAATAGTCTGTATTATCTATAGTTGATCCATCCATCTGACTTTCATAGATTGTTTGTACTGTTTGAAGAGTTTGACTATCTAAAGTCGAGATATTAGGGCTTAAATTTTGTAATGTGCTAAGAAAATTAGTCCAGATTCTACCTGAATATGTCCCATAAATCATGCTTCCTTCTTCCAGATAAATAGAGAGAGATTGTGAAGTTTCAATAACTTTCAAAGAACCTTTTTCGTAGTACTCAGCTATTTTGTTGAGGAACAATATATGCTCTTGGGGTTTAAAAAATTTATGTCTTCCTAAGTTAACAGTTTGCATTTTCATCAACCTTAATTTTTAAAGTTGTATTTGTAAAGTGATTATATGTGGTTGCCTAAGATAATTCTTAGATCTCACCGATGGTATCTGCCAAGATAAACCTCCTCTATTTTGATAACCGTAGTTTGTAACTTCAGATGCTGAATAGTTTTAGTTGGTAGTCTTCGATGAATCAAAGAAGCGCGTCTACTTTAAGTAGTAATGAGAAAACTCTGCTTTTTATAATGAACGCGTTTATATTGATTTATAAGAGATAGAGTTTATGCTAAGTTACCTGGGGATTGATTTCCTAGTAATAAAAATAATGCAATAATTTTTAACGCTCAATTGAGTATTTTTGTGACCAAAGTTAACATGGTACAAGCCTGCCCTTTGAAAGGGAAAAGTTTTTGCTTTCGCTTTTTTGGCTTCCTCCAAAAACCCGCCTTCTGCCTCCTGCCTTCATAGATGCTGTATTAGTAGTGATAGATGTATAAATCTGGCAATAATAATTAAGTTCGGTATTTTTTTCCCCTAATTGTTTGCTGGTTGAGAACAGTAAACAACTTTAAGCGAGGTGATTAGTTTTCTATAGTTACCTGATTTTGAAAAAAATGTTCACAAACTAAATTACACATATGCAAACAGCTTGATAGCTCCAAAAGCGCAATTTATAGTAACTGCTGATCAATACATAGTGTTGACCAGTGGTATTTATTTGCTGAGAAAGCATAACTAATATTACTGAGTTTACTATAAATTTGTTAAAAACTATCAACAAATTTGCGAAATTTACAGTTGATATTTAAAAATTTAAATATTGGTGAAATTATTGAGTTTTCCTCAAGGGACAGCTTTTGCTATGTGAGGCTTAACTAGTCTGAAGTTATACCGATTATAAAAATTATTCCAGCACGTACAAATTCTATAGGGGTTCAGCAATGCTAAACTACTAATGAGGTATTGCTCTTAGAGAACTCCACAAAAAAGATTATCCAATATTGTGGGATAGGCAGCGTTCGATGGTTCCTGAGCCTGTCTAAGGACTGAGCGCTCACGCCGAAGCCTTGCCTGTTCTTGTATTAGTAGCAGGCAAGATGAGATTTTTTTTATTTGGAAGTCTCTTATTCTTTTATGACTTTTATGAATGTCTGATGGTAGCTTGCTTCTTTCATAATTTAGGACTTAGGGAAGTGTCACAATCAATGATTGCTGCTTGACATTATAAGTCTGATTGCTTCGTAAAAAATTCCCGCAGCGTCACACACCCTACAGAAAAAATATGCCAGTTTATTACTTAACGTCTAAGTTAAAATTCATACGTGCATATACTCCTTGAGGGTCATTAAAGCTTTTGATAGTGGCAATTTCTTTTTGTAATTTTTGTAACTCTGAAAATAACGGTTCCGGTAGGTTATTTTTCCGAGGGTCAATATTGAGAGCGGTTCCTACTTCCTCGGCAGCTTTTCCAAATAGACGTTCTTCAAAAGTTCCGGCTTTGGGGAATTCTTGAATTTTCCAATTGTTTCCTAACTTGGCTTGGTTAGCAGCGTAAGAAATAGCTGCATCCACGCCACCAATTTCATCAACTAAGCCAATTTCTTTGGCTGCTGTACCTGACCAAACTCTTCCCTGGGCGATTTCTGCTACTTTTGTTTGGGGTAATTTGCGTCCTTGAGCGACTTTGTTGAGGAAAAGATTGTAAATTCGGTTAACACTGCGTTGATAGACTTCCAATTCTTCGGGAGACTTGGGACGGGATGAGGTTTGGCTGTCTGCGTATTTTCCGGTTTTGACTGAATCCCAGGTAATGCCGTTATTGTTGGCGATTTTTTGGAAATTAAGTAGTAGTCCAAATACACCAATTGAGCCTGTGATGGTGTTTGGTTCAGCAAATATGCGGTTGGAGTCTGTCGCAATCCAGTAGCCTCCGGAAGCGGCAACATCTCCCATAGAAACTACTACAGGTTTAATTTCCCGTGTAAGTCTGATTTCCCGCTGTATAATTTCAGATGCGATCGCACTTCCACCAGGACTATTGATTCTTAAGACTACAGCTTTAACATCTGCATCCTGACGGATTTTCCTAAATATTTTAGCAAAGCGATCGCCTCCCACTTGTCCATCTTCCCCAGCACCATCTACAATCTCTCCCTCAGCATAAACTAGGGCAATTTGATTTTTCGATTCTCGTTCTATTCCCAAAGATTTACCCGGAACTTGGGCATAATCTTGGATATTTATCTGTTGAAAACTTTTTTCTTTGTCAGTGACACTACTTAATTTCTTCAAATCATTGACTACTTCATCATAATAGCCAACTCTATCGACCAAACCTTGCTGTTTTGCTTGTGCTGCTTCTAAAGCGGTTTGGCTGTCGGCGATAGTTTGTAATTTTTGTGGATCAATTTTCCGACTTCCTCCCACCGTCAACCGCCATTCTTGCCAAATGTCATCCAATAGTTTCTGGGTTTGTTGGCGGTTTTCGGGGCTAAGTTTATCCAATATATAGGGTTCCACAGCACCCTTAAACTTGCCTACTCGCACCACCTGTACCCCAACTCCATACTTTTCCAAAGCACCAGTTAGGAACATCGGTTGAGAGGCAAAACCGTTGACTTCCATCCCTCCTAGGGGATTGACGACAACTGTATCTGCTACTGAACTCAAGTAGTATTCTTTTTCACCCCATTCCACACCATAGGCGATGATTTTTTTCCCTGCAGCGCGACATTTGGCAAGTGCCGCTCGAATTTCTTTCAGGGTGGCAAAGCCAGCAACACTACTACCTTGGGAAACATTAGTTGCATCTAAATAGATTCCCACAATTCGGCGATCGCGTTCTGCCTTTTGTAGAGTATCAATGATGCTACGTAGGGTCATTCGCTCTTTCACATTACCAGTGAGGGCTTCTTGAAAAACTTCGTTCGAGCTAGGTTCACTATCTGTAATATTTATTGCTAAGTCGAATACCAAAACTGATTTATCCTTGACTTGTGGACCAACATCTTTGGATGATGTAGCTGCAACGATTAACATTAACAGTCCTGCGGTTCCCAATCCACAGAAAATAGTCAGTCCCAGGAGACTACCTATTACGCTTGCAAAAGTTTGTTTGAGAAAGTTACGCATTATGTTTATAGTCAAGGATCAATAGTTTGAAATGGGAGAGGGCTAATACCTATGCTGCTAACATTTCCAGGTAATAGCCAGTTTTGTTCAACTCATTACTTTCTATTCTAGACGCTCTAAACTTCCAGAAGAACGAAGTTGTCGCAAATTGGTATTCCCTGTACAGAATAACACCGTTGTGATCTCAGCAATTAAAACTTCGGCTAAACTGTAAACCGCAGCTTCCGATTCTGTAGCTGCTTGGAGAAAGGGCATTGCCAATCCAGCAATGTCTGCACCAAGTGCGATCGCTTTAGCTACTTCTAGCCCATTGCGTAAGCCTCCGGATGCAATTAATGGTATCTGGGGGGCAACACCGCGAATATTCGTGATGCATTCTGCCGTTGGCAATCCCCAATCAGCAAAAGTTTTTCCCAAACGCCGCTGCATTGCAGTTTCTGCCCGCTCACTTTCTACTTTTGCCCAAGAAGTTCCCCCCGCACCTGCAACATCAATTGCTTGTACACCTGCTGCTATTAGATTTTGCGCCATTGTTGCTGAAATGCCATTACCTACTTCTTTGGCAATCACCGGAATTGGAACTTTTGAACACAGAGTATTGATTTTGTCAAGTAAACCATGGAAATTCTTATCCCCACGAGGCTGAATGCACTCTTGTAGGGGGTTGAGGTGTAAAATTAAGGCATCAGCAGCCAGGATATCAATAATCTGCAAACATTGATCAATCCCATATTGATAATTTAGCTGCACAGCTCCAATATTTGCCAGTAAAAGGGCATCTGGAGCATATTTACGCACAGCAAAGCTATCGACAGTTGAGGGTTTTTCCACCGCTACTCGTTGGGAACCCACCCCCATAGCTATTTTACAGTGTTGTGCAACTTGAGCCAAAAGTTTATTAATAATTGCTGCTTGTTCAGTTCCCCCTGTCATTGAGGAGATTAGTAATGGGGCATTAAGTTGTTTGTCCAAAAAGATGGTGCTAATATCAATGTCGTTATAATCAATCTCTGGTAAGCAACAATGGGTAAAGCGGTATTTTTCCAAGCCGTTAGTGGTGTGCTGAAATTGCACATCTTTCTCTAAACAGATGCGAATGTGATCAGCCTTGCGTGACTGCGTTTGTGCCGAGATATTTGCAGGAACTTTCACGGATATTTGTTAATTTGAGCGTTGTTATTCCCATTTTCTCAATTGAATTGGATTTTGGTAATATTGCAACCGGCAAAAATATATTTACTACCTACAATCCGTTATTAAGTCACTGCTTATGGGAATAGTAAACAGGAAGGGGTGTCATGACTTACGGCAAATTGTACGTTCGTTTTTGCGAGCCACAGCTTAATCACTTGTATTTACACTATGTCTAAAAGCGGACATTTGACAACAGATCAAAATAATTTAGATAATTCTCAGCTTGCTTTATTCGCACAAGTTTGGAACGCTGTAGAATGTGGTATGTATGTTCTAGAGGTGTTAAATCAAGGGGAAGAGTTTCGCTGTGTAGCACTTAACCCAGCAATGGAAAGAATAGTGGCGATTCCAGCCGAAGAAATCTTGGGAAAAACCATCACTCAAATGATGGATACTCTGGATACTAAAAATTGCCATGAACACTACCTTAAATGTTTGGATACGGGGAAAGTTGTCAGTTATGAACAAAAATTTCGGATCAATGGCAAGTTTAGTTACTGGCTATTGACAGCAGCGCCGATTTATGGTCTGGAAGGTACGATAGATAAATTGATAGTTACCGTCCATGATATCAGCGGTCGCAAAAATGCAGAAGCCCAAGTAAAAGAAAAAGAAGATTTTTTATTAAGCATCTACGATGGTTGTAGTACGCCAATTTTTGTCATTGATGTTTTAGAAAATAATCATTTTATAGTCGCTGGCTATAATACTGCCTGTGAAAAAATCACTAAATTGAGCAGTAGTGAAATCGCTGGTAAAACAATGATAGAGGTATTTGGCGAAGACATTGGTTCCCAAATGCAACGACTATATATAGAATGTGTTGCATTTGGATTGCCTATCACTTATGAAGAATATATTCTTGTGAATGGGCAAAAAGTTTGGGGGCTAACTACCATTAACCCCGTCAAAGATAGTAGTGGAAATATATATCGTCTGATTGGAACTACAACTGAAATTACAGAAATTAAAAATATTCAAGTAAAATTAGAAATAAAAGCTCAAGAATTAGAAGATACCATCAAAAAATTGGCTTCAACTCAATCTCAATTAATTCAAACCGAGAAAATGTCTTCTTTAGGACATCTGGTAGCTGGTATTGCCCATGAAATAAATAATCCCAGCAACTTTATATATGGAAATATCACTTTTGCTCAAGAATATATTCAGCGTTTACTAGATTTATTGGAACTGTACCAACAATGCTATCCTAATCCAATTAAGGTTATTAAACTTCAAATCAAGGCAATTGAGTTAGATTTTATCAGGGAAGATTTACCTCTATTGCTGGCTTCAATTGAAGATGGGGCTGAAAGAATTGCCGAAATAGTTACATCATTACGCAATTTTTCACGGCTTGATGAGGCTGAATACAAAAGTGTTGATATTCATCAGGGAATTGACAATACACTGAAGTTATTAGAATATCGTTTGAAATCTCAAAGCAGACGCGCTGAGATTAAAGTAATTAAAGAGTATGCTAATATTCCTTTGATATATTGTTATGTTGGGCAATTAAATCAGGTAGTTATGAATATTCTGATGAATGCAATTGATGCTTTAGAAGAAAGTGATACTGTACAACCTAAAATTGATATTAGTACAGAAATTGATCAGAACAAATTCTTTGTAATGACAATTAGTAATAATGGCTCAATCATTCCTCACAACATTCAACAAAAAATATTTGACCCGTTTTTTACCACAAAATCCGTAGGAAAAGGAACAGGAATGGGATTATCAATTAGCTACCAAATTATCACAGAAAAACATGGAGGGACTTTAGAATGTATTTCTGAACCTGATGTTGGTACAAAATTTATTATTAAAATTCCTCAATAACATAATTTAATTAGAATACAAGACAATAAAAGATGTCTGGGTTTTAGTAGTTGTTAATTATGCAAAGATATATTAAGCTAATAGGGCTTTTTTGGAGTAGCGCGATCGCATCCGAGCTAGAATACCGAATTAACTTTATCCTTGCTGCTTTAAGTAGTATGGGTAACTTAGCTGGTAGTTTATTCGGACTATCACTATTTTATAGTAAAGGGTACACTTTTACTGGGTGGTCATGGCAAGAAGCTTTACTGGTTTTGGGACTTTTTACCCTTCTTCAAGGTTTTTCATCAACTTTCTTGGCACCCAACCTCAACCAGATTGTTCGTCATATCGAAAAGGGAACTCTCGATTTTGTCCTACTAAAACCCGTCGGTAGTCAATTTTGGGTTTCTACCCATACAATTTCACCCTGGGGTTTACCAGATTTGCTTTTTGGTTGTGTATTAATTGGTTATGCCGGCGCTCAACTTAATATTACAATTAGTAATTATTTATTTAGTTTGATTCCCCTATGTTTCGGCTTAATCATACTTTATAGTCTATGGTTTATGCTGGGAGCCACAAGCATCTGGTTTGTCAAAATTTATAATGTCACCGAAGTCTTGCGAGGTTTACTAGAAGCTGGTAGATACCCGATGATTGCATACCCTACAGCATTTCGCTTCTTCTTTACTTTTGTAGTTCCGGTGGCATTTTTAACGACTATACCAGCAGAAGTTCTGCTAGGTAGAAGTCAGGTAATTTGGTTAACCGCTTCAGGATTACTCGCTTTAGGATTATTCTTTATTTCATCATGGTTTTGGCGGTTTGCATTACGTTTTTATACGAGTGCCTCTAGTTAAAAATCAGTAATCAGTTAGCAGTAAGCAGTTACCAGGTGTATTAATTTTCACTGTTCACTGTTTACTGTTCACTGTTCACTGATTTTAAGACTTATAACTTGCCGTAAACTCCCGAATTTCCTCAAAACCGACACGATGACAAAAATCACCAAAGCTTTCACCTTTTTTCCGTGACTTTTTGAAGAAGACGAAAATCGGTTCTAAGAAGCTTTCCAAATCATCCACATGCATCCTATCAGTATATGTCTGCGCTAACCGAGTTTGTGCGGGACAACCTCCCAACCACACTTGGTAAGATTCTGGAAAACTCCCCACAAACCCTAATTCTGCCATGTAAGGACGCGCACAGCCATTGGGACAACCCGTCATCCTAATCACAAATTTTTGCTTTTTCAAACCAACTTGATTCAGCAATTTTTGAATTCGTTCTAAAATGCTAGGAATTACCCTTTCTGATTCAGTAACTGCTAATCCACAGGTAGGTAATGCTGGACATGCCATTGCTAATCTTACCAAAGGAGCAATTTCATCAGGATCACTAATTATCCCACAACGATCAAGAATTTTTTGAATTGCTTTTTTATCTCCTGGTGCAATGTCATACAAGATGACGTTTTGACTAGGTGTCAAACGAATTGGTAAATTGTATGTTTCCACGATTTCCCGCAAAGCAGTTTTGAGGAGAAAATCACCTTCATCTTTAACGCGCCCATTTTCAACGGAAATTCCCAAAAATAACTTGCCGTCACCTTGCTCATTCCAGCCAAGAAAGTCGTAATATTTGAACTTGGGTAGTTTTTTGAAAGGTTCTAGGGATTTACCAAAGTATTCTTCTACCTTAGAGCGGAACTTATCCACACCCCAATCATTGATGAGGTACTTCAATCTAGCATGTCTACGCTCAGTGCGATCGCCAAAATCTCTTTGGGTAGCAACAATCGATTTAACTAAGTCGTAAACATCGGCTTTTTCAACATAGCAGATGGGGTCTGCGGCTCTGGCAAAAGTTTCCTCTTTATTGTGAGTTCTTCCCAAACCACCACCAGCAAACACATTAAAACCTTTTAATTCACCCTTTTTATTGGTAATTACCACCAAAGTCAAATCTTGACTATACAAATCGATGGAATTATCCCCTGGTACAGTCACGCTAATTTTAAATTTGCGTGGCATGTAATGAGTACCATAAATTGGTTCTGGAGTATCGTGGAAAATTGTCCCAGTACCGTTTTTTTCCCTCGCAGCTTTGACTTCTGGACTTTCTTCAGCACTAATAGCTTTTTCCCCATCCAGCCAAATTTCGTAATAAGCACCTGTTTGGGGTGTGAGTAAATCGGCTATTTTATCAGCATATTCCCAAGCTAGCTGATATTCAGGCTTATTTTTAAAGGGTGCTGGAGGTGCCATCACATTACGATTGAGATCTCCGCAAGCACCCAGAGTCGAACCCATACTGTTAACTATAGCGGCGATGGCAGGCTTGAGATTTTTCTTCAAAATCCCGTGCATTTGGAAGCCTTGGCGCGTGGTGGCTCTGATGGTATGATTCCCATACTCATCAGCTAATTTATCTAGAGTTAGATACAGTTGGGGGGGAATAAACCCACCGGGACTACGTGTCCGCAACATCATTTGATAATCTTTCTCTTGTCCCCTAACTCGGTTATCGCGGTTATCCTGCTGGTACGAACCATGAAACTTGAGAATTTGTATCGCTTCTTCGCTAAAATGAGTTGTATCTTGAAGTAACTCGGTTGCCACAGGTTCGCGTAAAAAATTACTACGTTCCTTTAAACCCTCCACTTTAGAAGGTTTTTTATCTTTGGCGATCGCATCAGAGACAGGTTTAACCATTGCTGTTTGACTTAGTGTTCTTTATAAGGCATCGCTAAACACCGAATCAGGAAGTTAAAAGCACCCATTCGGCTCAATTATTTCCGGTAATCCGCTCGGAATTAAGTTGAATTATTATAATTCTACCATGTCAAAAAGCCGACTTTGCAAGTGTTTTCACACTAACACAAACCCGGCAATATTACTTATCGATTTTGAATCAATTATTAACAGTCTTAGAGGCTACAATATTGAAATCTTAGGTTTTCAGCAAATTATTTAAACCGAAAGCCAACGCCACTATTAATGCTAACTGAGGAAGCTGAACTATTTTGATAAGCATTAATACCTACGGTTGCATTGCTGTAAATCAGAAAATTACGAGCA includes:
- a CDS encoding response regulator; the protein is MQTVNLGRHKFFKPQEHILFLNKIAEYYEKGSLKVIETSQSLSIYLEEGSMIYGTYSGRIWTNFLSTLQNLSPNISTLDSQTLQTVQTIYESQMDGSTIDNTDYLAICWLVNQGYISKLQTQKIVEELSLEVIAKFTKFTDAVYEFSLNTPIDDLPKFCHVSMSSLTSLYQHNNINSEKSYPYSLDHLSVAKSNSQRNINFSPQINKIIENKQRSNLGQELTNKIAHNSTKTEAPAETNPIYKVLCIDDSPTIIKAIKGFLDAQVFSVIGVEDPLKALMQILSSKPDVILLDISMPNLDGYELCSLLRKHPDFRDTPIIMVTGRTALIDRARAKLVRASGYLTKPFTRAELLKAVFKEVGYIGVRKAST
- the sppA gene encoding signal peptide peptidase SppA, translating into MRNFLKQTFASVIGSLLGLTIFCGLGTAGLLMLIVAATSSKDVGPQVKDKSVLVFDLAINITDSEPSSNEVFQEALTGNVKERMTLRSIIDTLQKAERDRRIVGIYLDATNVSQGSSVAGFATLKEIRAALAKCRAAGKKIIAYGVEWGEKEYYLSSVADTVVVNPLGGMEVNGFASQPMFLTGALEKYGVGVQVVRVGKFKGAVEPYILDKLSPENRQQTQKLLDDIWQEWRLTVGGSRKIDPQKLQTIADSQTALEAAQAKQQGLVDRVGYYDEVVNDLKKLSSVTDKEKSFQQINIQDYAQVPGKSLGIERESKNQIALVYAEGEIVDGAGEDGQVGGDRFAKIFRKIRQDADVKAVVLRINSPGGSAIASEIIQREIRLTREIKPVVVSMGDVAASGGYWIATDSNRIFAEPNTITGSIGVFGLLLNFQKIANNNGITWDSVKTGKYADSQTSSRPKSPEELEVYQRSVNRIYNLFLNKVAQGRKLPQTKVAEIAQGRVWSGTAAKEIGLVDEIGGVDAAISYAANQAKLGNNWKIQEFPKAGTFEERLFGKAAEEVGTALNIDPRKNNLPEPLFSELQKLQKEIATIKSFNDPQGVYARMNFNLDVK
- the fni gene encoding type 2 isopentenyl-diphosphate Delta-isomerase; protein product: MKVPANISAQTQSRKADHIRICLEKDVQFQHTTNGLEKYRFTHCCLPEIDYNDIDISTIFLDKQLNAPLLISSMTGGTEQAAIINKLLAQVAQHCKIAMGVGSQRVAVEKPSTVDSFAVRKYAPDALLLANIGAVQLNYQYGIDQCLQIIDILAADALILHLNPLQECIQPRGDKNFHGLLDKINTLCSKVPIPVIAKEVGNGISATMAQNLIAAGVQAIDVAGAGGTSWAKVESERAETAMQRRLGKTFADWGLPTAECITNIRGVAPQIPLIASGGLRNGLEVAKAIALGADIAGLAMPFLQAATESEAAVYSLAEVLIAEITTVLFCTGNTNLRQLRSSGSLERLE
- a CDS encoding PAS domain-containing protein, with translation MSKSGHLTTDQNNLDNSQLALFAQVWNAVECGMYVLEVLNQGEEFRCVALNPAMERIVAIPAEEILGKTITQMMDTLDTKNCHEHYLKCLDTGKVVSYEQKFRINGKFSYWLLTAAPIYGLEGTIDKLIVTVHDISGRKNAEAQVKEKEDFLLSIYDGCSTPIFVIDVLENNHFIVAGYNTACEKITKLSSSEIAGKTMIEVFGEDIGSQMQRLYIECVAFGLPITYEEYILVNGQKVWGLTTINPVKDSSGNIYRLIGTTTEITEIKNIQVKLEIKAQELEDTIKKLASTQSQLIQTEKMSSLGHLVAGIAHEINNPSNFIYGNITFAQEYIQRLLDLLELYQQCYPNPIKVIKLQIKAIELDFIREDLPLLLASIEDGAERIAEIVTSLRNFSRLDEAEYKSVDIHQGIDNTLKLLEYRLKSQSRRAEIKVIKEYANIPLIYCYVGQLNQVVMNILMNAIDALEESDTVQPKIDISTEIDQNKFFVMTISNNGSIIPHNIQQKIFDPFFTTKSVGKGTGMGLSISYQIITEKHGGTLECISEPDVGTKFIIKIPQ
- a CDS encoding ABC transporter permease, whose product is MQRYIKLIGLFWSSAIASELEYRINFILAALSSMGNLAGSLFGLSLFYSKGYTFTGWSWQEALLVLGLFTLLQGFSSTFLAPNLNQIVRHIEKGTLDFVLLKPVGSQFWVSTHTISPWGLPDLLFGCVLIGYAGAQLNITISNYLFSLIPLCFGLIILYSLWFMLGATSIWFVKIYNVTEVLRGLLEAGRYPMIAYPTAFRFFFTFVVPVAFLTTIPAEVLLGRSQVIWLTASGLLALGLFFISSWFWRFALRFYTSASS
- the sir gene encoding sulfite reductase, ferredoxin dependent, with translation MVKPVSDAIAKDKKPSKVEGLKERSNFLREPVATELLQDTTHFSEEAIQILKFHGSYQQDNRDNRVRGQEKDYQMMLRTRSPGGFIPPQLYLTLDKLADEYGNHTIRATTRQGFQMHGILKKNLKPAIAAIVNSMGSTLGACGDLNRNVMAPPAPFKNKPEYQLAWEYADKIADLLTPQTGAYYEIWLDGEKAISAEESPEVKAAREKNGTGTIFHDTPEPIYGTHYMPRKFKISVTVPGDNSIDLYSQDLTLVVITNKKGELKGFNVFAGGGLGRTHNKEETFARAADPICYVEKADVYDLVKSIVATQRDFGDRTERRHARLKYLINDWGVDKFRSKVEEYFGKSLEPFKKLPKFKYYDFLGWNEQGDGKLFLGISVENGRVKDEGDFLLKTALREIVETYNLPIRLTPSQNVILYDIAPGDKKAIQKILDRCGIISDPDEIAPLVRLAMACPALPTCGLAVTESERVIPSILERIQKLLNQVGLKKQKFVIRMTGCPNGCARPYMAELGFVGSFPESYQVWLGGCPAQTRLAQTYTDRMHVDDLESFLEPIFVFFKKSRKKGESFGDFCHRVGFEEIREFTASYKS